One Cucumis melo cultivar AY chromosome 8, USDA_Cmelo_AY_1.0, whole genome shotgun sequence genomic window, GGTAGGTGCATGTCTTACATAGCTATTAGAAGTGGTGACTAGAATTGGCAATGGAGACATTAATGGTGATGGCAGTGGTGGCCAAAATTGACCACCGAAACAACCTAGTTGATAAATATAGGTATAAAAGTATCAAAAATTAGTCCCCAAATATTGAATGTGCAATTTATAGCAACTCATACTCGCACCACCAAACACCCCTTAAAAGAAAGGTTAACAAAAGCaattaactattttgtttttttaatctcGAAAAGGTAAAACCTAACTAAGACTTTtgtaaaaacaaaagaagaaaaagttgtTGAGACACTTGTAATATAAGAAAAGGTTATGTTCTTCGTCTCTTTAATGAAGTTCCAAAAACACTCTCCTCTTCAACAGTCCAGATgggtttctatttatttatttatttagttatccttcttttttattttaaagaaacCGGTAGGTTTGGGCTTTGTGGACTCGCCGACCCCATGACAAGTCACTTTTTTTTATACAATAAAAGTGATTCCCACCGGAAAAACATATAAACCTTAAACCTTATCCATTTGGTCGATCTTAATCGATGGACTCGATTTTTTGGTACCACCTCTATTAAGGTGATAGGTCATTCTAAGTGTGTTAGAGAGTAAAAATTGAAATAGCAATTTTGGAAAAGGAGATTTAtgtaaattcatttttaaacaatcatatattttgaattgattttgaaacaatatatttgatttcaaatattcatttagagttatttaattagtaattatattttccatttGAGGAATAATTGTggtaaaaataatatttttatttattttattgctAAATAATTATATGCGTGATTAATATATGTTCATATAAagatattaaaagaaaattcaaaatatgtataattatttgttttagtaataatttaattaatgataagtcatttttttgttcaaatattaaaattcaaaaataaaaaacacacCTGATAACCAATTATATTTTACACAAAAGCTATAGGAAGTGATTGTGACAAAAATCCCCTATTACTTAAGTCCTCAAAAAtcaatttgaaataattttatattttttttaaatcaatttaatttatGCCAAACACCatgtttgaaagaaaaaaataacacTCTATTTTGCAAACAGATTTCACTAATTTTTtccttgcaaaaaaaaaaaaaaaaaaaaaaaagaatctcaCTTCTCTCTTTaggtaaaaaaataataataataataattaaagcTATATGTTGGGctgttttaatttgaaaaaacatAAATTAGTTATCAAATAATGGTTTTCGTTTCTTTAACCAACAAACAAAGTATAAAAAGCCAAAACAAAAGATAGAGAGTAAAGAAAGATTTCAGCATCTCAGGGCAGGTCACGAGAACAATTTCTCAAACAAAGAGAGGTCATACAGAATCATAAAGGGTAAGGAAGCAAGATTGGATATAGAAAACTTTATTTAGATTCAAGGCACCTGCTTTTTCCCTACTCTTAAAAAGGCATAACAATCCTTACATGAATAcacattatttttcttttgtttcttctttttttttttttttaccctttTCAAAACCATAAATAAGATACCACGATATTAAATTGGCATAGTAGTACAATAGAATACCTCCCCGAAGTTGAAGGATTCTTTTGAACTTTTAAGCATCACAAACTGTTCTCAAAGCAACGAATACGAAGGCTGAACCATCAACTGACACCCATAAAATATTCTTTCAACAAATGTTTTATCCCATGAATTTCCTATGAACACGTTCCTCTGTGCAACCCAAAAAAGAAGATTTAGTTTAACAATAGAATATAAGTTTATATAGTAAGAGTTCAACCAATGAACAATGGTGCAATAGGACAGCAGAACATATAAACTACAGTGTGAACATTCCTCCACTCCCCATCCTATCTAAAGATTCATTCAAAGCTATTacatgatataatattaaatttttcttCACTCGTTAGTTTATGTTTCTGGGTTAATAAGTGATTTAACGTAGTATCAAAGCAAGTAATCTACAATGTCCTATGTTTTTCAAAGCCCTACAATGTCATTTCGTCCCAAATTGACATTGATTTCTACTTGTCTGGTCCTCCACATATTTCAAATCCACAATTGACAGAAATGCTAACATTTATCTCCACCCATTAACTTAAGCTTTTGTATCAACTCGTAATTAAACCAAAGTTAGATCAACACCAAATTCGGTCGAGCCCATCTGGCCGTGCAGTTGAACCAAAAAGTAAATATTGTACTCTAGTTTGAGAGGAATATTGGTATCAAATGTGAATGGGTGTCATAACATAAGCTAGTATTGCATCAGACATTCCTGGCATATTAACTTGACATTTTCATAATCATGTGCATGATGAGACTTCTGATCTGCAGCAGTAAAACTAAAGTAGATTACGctatttttcaaacaaaagcCCACCACTTGGCTTCAGCTAAACCAACTTTAGTAACCCCATGATAAGTGAAATAAAAGATACAAAAGACAGCTTGATAAGTAACAACTACAAAAATGTGAAAAACAGAGAAACAAGTCGCTGCCATTACTTCTACCAACAACATAcagttaaaatataaaaaatgttcaTATCATCAGGTATAGCAGATAAATTAGGTTGCAGATAAAAGGAATggagaaaaattaaataaagccATAACAATGCAAACAAACCTTGGCGAGGAGAAACTAGTTGAAGTGTTTGGGAAGCCAGCGAAGACATTGGAGTATGACTTTGTTAGATAGGAAAAGTTGACACTTGGGGGTAGGGGTGGTATCCTTTCACCTTTTTTCAAAAGATCTTGCAAGTTCAATCTCTGCAAGGTCAGGACAGATTTGGACTCCTTCCAAATGAAGGCCAGTTGGCCATTCTGAAATACATAGAGAGAACCGGGCTTCGAACCAGGGTATCGAAATCCATACCCATTGGCAATCCCCTCTCCCGTAAATGTATGCTGAACATTCACAGGCAATAGATCCCCATCAGACTCCCAAGGAAATGGATCTGCCGAAGGTTCATTAATATTCACTCTGAACATTGCAGAACCATTAGGATGTAAAACATAATGTGTGCCTTCCAATATTTTTGTTGCAATGAGAAACAATTGGTCTTGGGATTTCTCATATGaaagcaaaagaaagaaaagggcttttccAGGTTTGTCCTCTGTAGGCTTCCCTGGAGGCCATCCGAATGTTCCTCCCCATAAACCAGCATACTCTTGCTCAGCAGTTGGCGCTCGCATTGGCAATTTATACAATGCAAACCGACTATCATGCATATTAGGCCATCCTCGGTAAGAAGATAGCTTCATGGTTGAAGCATGCAATGCCAATCCAATTGTATCACCCGATTTAAGAAAATCTTCAAGTTGCACATATTTATTCATACTACTTGAACAACCATTCTTTGATATTCCTTTGCCATCGTTGAATAAGCCAGACTTCTTAAGTACATGATTAAGGCTTTGAGTAAAATACCTGCCTATAGTTTTCTTCTTCCGGCATCTTATCTGATCATTGTCCCCATTAATTGACTTGTGAAGATCAGTAGAACCGTCAATAGACTTTCTGAACTCACTTAGTTCCAATTGATTAGGATTTGGAAACATTTCAGAACTGCCCTTCCAAGACATTTGACTTCCACCAAATTTACGATACTGCATAAGTACAGACCTCCTTTTTGATAACACCGCCATATCTTTCTTGAAGTTCTCTTCATCATCCCTCAACCTAGGAAATAGTGGTCCAGTAACTGGATTAGGAACCTTGACACGAACTTGACTCATCACAGTTTCAAGCAATTTTCTTCTATCACTAAAAGCCAACCGGCCAAATGGCACTTTCGACTCATGTTGTCCGAAAACACTCTGGGATCTATCACTGT contains:
- the LOC103486067 gene encoding F-box protein At5g39450 translates to MLPEVCGLSLFLSLPDDVFSIVSRSLTPRDLCNLSLCCRSLHASTASEKIWLTQCEMVGILAARDLIDWRTGVASYKALCRFLIRIEPLMGIWVHQNPELGNVVYVMPGFVSVVGCRIIPQELGPLGIEEGPILWAPVFEILGDADGTASFCLHGREKGIDYFYPGLVKAVDKNCNVLLLEVDTRSYKNYSINLLHSKSFVNHSDQESRKVCRSNSDRSQSVFGQHESKVPFGRLAFSDRRKLLETVMSQVRVKVPNPVTGPLFPRLRDDEENFKKDMAVLSKRRSVLMQYRKFGGSQMSWKGSSEMFPNPNQLELSEFRKSIDGSTDLHKSINGDNDQIRCRKKKTIGRYFTQSLNHVLKKSGLFNDGKGISKNGCSSSMNKYVQLEDFLKSGDTIGLALHASTMKLSSYRGWPNMHDSRFALYKLPMRAPTAEQEYAGLWGGTFGWPPGKPTEDKPGKALFFLLLSYEKSQDQLFLIATKILEGTHYVLHPNGSAMFRVNINEPSADPFPWESDGDLLPVNVQHTFTGEGIANGYGFRYPGSKPGSLYVFQNGQLAFIWKESKSVLTLQRLNLQDLLKKGERIPPLPPSVNFSYLTKSYSNVFAGFPNTSTSFSSPRGTCS